In one Rutidosis leptorrhynchoides isolate AG116_Rl617_1_P2 chromosome 8, CSIRO_AGI_Rlap_v1, whole genome shotgun sequence genomic region, the following are encoded:
- the LOC139863865 gene encoding uncharacterized protein, whose protein sequence is MVLAVSDQAIHCQVKSLQDDSMFFVSFVYAANKYIQRRPLWRELNMHSSFIGTKPWVMKGDFNTSLSVEESSIGSSSGTISMREFKECVGAIRMSDVNHSGFRFTWNQKPNSSSGILKKLDRVMVNDVFIDKFFDSYVLFQPYKILDHCPAVLKIPIGVELRGNHSDLATI, encoded by the coding sequence ATGGTACTTGCTGTCTCTGACCAGGCTATTCACTGTCAAGTTAAATCGTTACAAGATGATAGCATGTTTTTTGTTTCGTTTGTTTACGCAGCAAATAAATATATTCAACGTCGTCCACTGTGGAGAGAGTTAAACATGCATAGTTCTTTTATTGGTACGAAGCCATGGGTCATGAAGGGAGACTTTAATACGTCCCTAAGTGTGGAAGAGTCATCGATAGGATCTTCGAGTGGAACTATTTCTATGCGTGAGTTTAAAGAATGTGTGGGTGCTATTCGAATGAGTGACGTCAATCATTCAGGATTTAGGTTTACTTGGAATCAAAAACCTAATTCTAGTTCTGGGATTTTGAAAAAATTGGATCGGGTTATGGTGAATGACGTTTTTATTGATAAATTTTTTGACTCGTACGTTCTTTTTCAGCCTTACAAAATTTTAGATCACTGTCCTGCAGTTCTTAAAATTCCAATTGGTGTGGAGCTAAGAGGAAACCATTCAGATTTAGCAACTATATAG
- the LOC139863866 gene encoding uncharacterized mitochondrial protein AtMg00240-like has protein sequence MYLTSSRPDIMFATCLCARYHSNLNVNHMLAAKKIMRHLKGTPSLGLWYPQKDGIELSEYSDSDYGGYKRDFKSTSGGFVPLKKLRDYGLHIYNTPVYVDNAAAITVIKNPVNHSKTKHIGIKYHFITVLLRKEID, from the exons ATGTATCTTACATCATCACGCCCTGACATCATGTTCGCTACTTGTCTATGTGCTCGTTATCACTCAAATCTAAACGTAAACCATATGTTAGCAGCTAAGAAGATCATGCGGCATCTCAAGGGGACTCCTAGTTTAGGCTTATGGTATCCTCAAAAAGATGGAATTGAGTTATCAGAATATAGTGATTCTGACTACGGAGGAtataaaagagattttaaatcTACCTCTGGTGGAT TTGTACCTCTTAAAAAACTGCGCGATTACGGTTTGCATATTTATAACACTCCTGTTTATGTTGATAATGCTGCTGCTATTACTGTTATTAAGAACCCCGTTAACCATTcgaagaccaaacacatagggatcaaGTATCATTTCATTACGGTTCTATTACGAAAAGAAATTGATTGA